The genomic segment TCATATATTAAGCAATCACTCTACGTAAGATTCTaatttctataaaaaaaaattatcactcTTATTACGTATGTAATTTATATCATGCACTATaagaaaaatacaaatcaaCAACGCACCTACGACAATGATATTTAAAACGTTGTCGTATTTAGTTTCGATTTAGTGTAAATTTTCTCGCTTtattatttgataaatttttaagtGCTTGTTAAGATTATGAATATTGTTAGCCTATTCaaattgtaagttttttttatatttattaaattattaaaagtaatttttattattttactgaaaatattagcgacggaaatcaTGAACCAATCGTCGCTAATTGTAACGAGGGTTTTGCATAAATCAGTCAACGGATAAAAACCGTTATCTTTGAGTACACTCTTCAACCACATAAGAGAATTTATTTTTGTAGCGATGATTTCATCATTTCATCCAACGATGTTATTTGAACATAAACGAATGCGCATCTGGATTCATCTTAcatacactacaaaaaaaaaattagcgacggtttaaaaaggTAAAGCGAGGGTTTTAACGACGGTTTAAAAATTCGTAACTGGAACAAACGTCGCCTTCTTGAAGCAACAGTTACTTAACTCCCGTCGCTACTAGAAGTGACGGAAATATAAATACTgtcgctatattaagcgacggttttacaaacccgtcgctatattaagcgaAGGTTgtgttaaaaccgtcgctatattaatcagcggtttttttaaaaaaccgtcgttTAATGAAGCGACGGTTTGTATATAAACACCGccataaaattcacaaataaacTACAAagcaaaaattaaaatcatgtattaaattttctttaaaaaaaatattgaaaaccTGATGTGCGCGAAGATATGCAGTTGCACGTAACGTTGGTAGATCGCACCGACTGACCGACTAGCAAATCTATGAAATAGATACGAAAAAATGttagtacaaaataaaaaaccgaaactTCGAAGAATTTATAGAGTTTCGCTACTATCAGAGATAGGCGAATATCGCTTAAGAAAAATGTTCGCCAACCTCGGTATATATAGAATCATAGCGACAGTCAATAAAAAAACGTCGCTAGTTGCGACAGAAcgatattaaaccgtcgctaagagCAAGTAGATGGGCGACGGTTTGTGTATAACCGTTGCTTTTCGCGACATTTGATAGTAATCGTCGTTAAAAGCGACGGTTAGCgacaaaccgtcgccgatccagatcggcgacggttgtgGACAACTGTCGATATAGGCGAGCCgcacaaaaaccgtcgctgcaatagcgacggttgacgataaaccgtggctaaaaaagcgacggtttttagtAAATCGTCTCTTATTttgtttagcgacggttgtaaaTAAAACCGTCGCACAAAAATACGACGTTTAATCACACTGTTGCAATATTAGCGACAATGTATTACAAACTGTCAGCTACAATAACGACGTTTGACAGTAAACAGTGGCTACAAAAAGGACTATTTTGATCAAACCGTCGCTTATTTTGGGAGCGACATTTCTTTTAGAAACCGTCGCCTAACattgcgacggtttaatatCGTCGCAATATTAGCGACAATTTATTAAAAACAGTCGCTACATTAGGGACGGTTGTTGATAAATCGTGGCTAAAAAAGCGACGGTTGTCGTTAAACCGTTGCTTATTTTAATTAGTGGTGGTTATGCTAAAAATCGTCGCTCTGTAGCGACGGATTGAATAAAACCGTCGTTAATCCatccgtttttttgtagtgtatatttattatttaatgttaataaaactattatataatttaataattaataaaataagtaatatatggaataaaataattgttcttaataaaaaaaatatgaaacattTTAAgaataatttttctaaaattgggTTTAGAGTTGACGAGAtgaaaacattttatatttaatacgATCTAATGAGATTAAAAAAAGGCCAAGTACAAACCTTGTTAAAAGAATCTTTAAACTAAGGAATCATTGAACTTGTCGCTATAATGAATAATTTGTACGAGTATCCCGACAAACTGCTGACATGATGAGTAATAAAAAGCTAATATTATGCCAAACAAAAAACCATGATAATTAAACATCAAAATTTCGGGCTCAAAGCCACTCCATGATATTAATCAGCCAGCACTTTGGAGTAGAGAATGACAAGGTACACACTAATGACCTTCGGGTCTCAATTTTCAGCTATTCTTGGAAGATCTTTTCGTTGATCCGATGAGGATATACAACCGAATCCTGAATCTGACAGCTCTGATCATAGACAATGACGAGATACAACCGAATCCTGAATCTGGCAGCTCTGATCATTGACAATGACAAGTTAGCAGACTGCACTTCTTGATTCCCCGAGATCCAGGTGAAACTGAAATCAAATGACAAGAAAATTGCGAACCTGCTGGAAGGATTCATGGTACTGCGATTCCTCTATCAATGAGTGCAGTTGTTTTCTGAACATGTTGACTTTGTTGGCATCAACAACCATGACCAAACCCATCAATCTATAGTTTTTAAGCTGCACTGACATgagatttaataaaaaaaactgtTCTGGTAAAAAACCATGGAACAAACGAAAGGTCTAAAAACAATCAAATAGGGGAACTTAATGAATCAGCTGGACGTAATATGCATAATCTGCAATAATTTTAAGCACAAATTAAAACGATGACAAATACTGGTACTTGCCTCACTTGTGGTGACCTGCTGAGCATGTAAGGGAAAACAAAAGGACCATGAGCTAAGCTGCAGAAGATTTTAAAAAGGTCGGGTGACCAATATCAATGAGTAAAAAGCAATTGCAGAAAAATTAGAACTCCAGTACCTCGAGAAAAATTTCATCTTCAGGTTTAATATGTATCACGACTTCATCTCCATTTCTAGCTTTCCCTGCATTCTGGTCTGCATTCTTGTGCTATTGGCATTAGCagtaaagaaaaaataattattgttgATTTACAACAATTGTTTATCCgattgataattatttattaagcTCCTCCGAGAATATACCTTGTATATTTTGCTTATAACTATATACGTTTTAAAACAGAATGAATTCCGAAGCTCCTCTGTGGGCTAAAACAagcaaaataacaaaaaataagTGCAAAATTGTTGTATGCCAACACACAGAATAATTCAATTGAGCTTAACCATCATATTAACCTCGTCTTCAGTTGCCCATGCTATTTCATCAAAGAGAGCATCATAAAGGGGAGGCAACAACTGAGATGGAAGATTAACCACGCGCTGAGAAACGATAATACCAACACCCAGTGCATGCTCTCCAAATAAAGATTTGAGGCTAGCTACCACGTCCTTCCCCTGGCAGACTTCAAGAAGGTAATCCTTCAACTCAGTCAAACATTTGTTATTCTGCACGGAACCAAACCATTATATATTAACCATGAATTGTTAAATTGCAAATAGAAGTGTAAAATTGAAGTTGATTAATGGACATCAACAATGTACTCCTGCAGCACGGCTTTTACAAGCTCGGTGAAAGAAACCAACTTAAAAGAAAATGTTGTTTTTAATGATTTTGTTAGAATAATGGTGCTTGACTGAGCTTTTAGATTTGAAAAAACACTATTAGAAACTAAGATTATGTTTTTGATTCAACTTCTctatgaaaaaaattatgattctATTTTCTCTGTTCTATCCAAACGCACAACTGCTTATgcttctttattttttattttttaagaagACTTTAATCAATATTGCATTTAAGCCACTTGTTTCTGCTTTTAATTGACCCTATGTGACATGTCATAACACCAAAAGCAGAAGATAATCAGCTTCAAAAATTCTTAAGAGACAAGAGAAGAACAATAAAAGACAAAAAATTGAATATCAAAAAGTAGATAGCTTGCCTTGTATCTTTCTAAACTAAGAACTGTCACAACAGAATATACTCCGTCATCATCATCATTCTCTATCTTGACAACAGTTCCAACCGTTGGTTGTCCCAAGACCAAGTCGACAAAACCACTAAGATCCCACTGTTTATGGTCAAGATATGTTTGTAGCAAGACCTTAATTCCATGGAAGTCGCCAGGTTTTGGATCAAAGAAGACAAAATCTGCTTGCACAATTCCCTTCCCACACaaacaaattatttat from the Primulina eburnea isolate SZY01 chromosome 3, ASM2296580v1, whole genome shotgun sequence genome contains:
- the LOC140825347 gene encoding protein BCCIP homolog isoform X2, which produces MPRKPLRCHKSLRHRPLSFSPFARSMAMIACAKKAKNKSQQIKLRNTDIQSASGNGKVELSDSSVDEEFQGIVQADFVFFDPKPGDFHGIKVLLQTYLDHKQWDLSGFVDLVLGQPTVGTVVKIENDDDDGVYSVVTVLSLERYKNNKCLTELKDYLLEVCQGKDVVASLKSLFGEHALGVGIIVSQRVVNLPSQLLPPLYDALFDEIAWATEDEPTEELRNSFCFKTYIVISKIYKHKNADQNAGKARNGDEVVIHIKPEDEIFLELSSWSFCFPLHAQQVTTMQLKNYRLMGLVMVVDANKVNMFRKQLHSLIEESQYHESFQQSCQIQDSVVSRHCL
- the LOC140825347 gene encoding protein BCCIP homolog isoform X1, which produces MPRKPLRCHKSLRHRPLSFSPFARSMAMIACAKKAKNKSQQIKLRNTDIQSASGNGKVELSDSSVDEEFQGIVQADFVFFDPKPGDFHGIKVLLQTYLDHKQWDLSGFVDLVLGQPTVGTVVKIENDDDDGVYSVVTVLSLERYKNNKCLTELKDYLLEVCQGKDVVASLKSLFGEHALGVGIIVSQRVVNLPSQLLPPLYDALFDEIAWATEDEPTEELRNSFCFKTYIVISKIYKHKNADQNAGKARNGDEVVIHIKPEDEIFLELSSWSFCFPLHAQQVTTMQLKNYRLMGLVMVVDANKVNMFRKQLHSLIEESQYHESFQQSCQIQDSVVYPHRINEKIFQE